The Kaistella daneshvariae genomic sequence AGGTTACGTTGCGCAGCTTGATTACGCGGTGAAAGCAATCACCAATACTTTGGATCACCTTCAGGAAATCGCTTTGGGCGGAACTGCGGTTGGAACAGGTTTAAATACACCAAAAGGTTACGACGTGTTGGTTGCTAAATATATTTCTGAATTTACAGGTCTTCCATTCGAAACGGCACCGAATAAATTTGAAGCACTTGCTGCACACGATGCCATTGTAGAAACACACGGCGCTTTGAAACAGCTTGCGGTGGCGCTTTATAAAATTGCGCAGGACATTCGCTTTTTAGCTTCCGGTCCGCGAAGTGGAATTGGTGAAATTTATATTCCTGAAAACGAGCCTGGTTCTTCCATCATGCCCGGAAAAGTAAATCCGACGCAAAATGAAGCAATGACTATGGTTTGCGCTCAGGTTTTGGGTAATGATACTACCATTTCTTTTGCCGGAACACAGGGGAATTTTGAACTCAATGTATACAAGCCGGTAATGGCGTACAACTTCCTGCAATCTGCGCAGCTTTTGGGCGATGCCTGTATTTCCTTTAATGACCATTGCGCCGTAGGAATCGAGCCAAATAATGAAAGAATTACCGAGTTGGTAAATAAATCGCTGATGTTGGTTACCGCACTGAACACGCATATCGGTTATGAAAATGCCGCAAAAATTGCCAAAACAGCCCATAAAAACGGTACTACCTTGAAAGAAGAAGCCGTGAATTTAGGTTTATTAACCGCCGAACAGTTCGACGAATGGGTGAAACCCGGCGATATGGTTTAAGATTGATGTTGTAGTATTAAGTTATTATTTAATTGAAAAATTCCGGGTGTTTTGCCCGGAACTTTTTGTTTTGCCTTATAGCATGACTTCGGTTTCTACTGAGGTCGCAAAGAAATTTTCCAGCTCATCTAAAGTTTCCGGTGTGGTGATGATGTCTTTCGCGACTTCACCTTTATTCAACAGCACAATTCTGTCGCTTACTTCGGTGGTGTGCGCCAGGTCGTGACTGGAAATGAGGAAAGTAACCTTTTCATTTTCTGACCACTTTTTGATGAGTTTTTTCAGTTTTATTTGCGTGGAAGGATCCAGATTTGCAAAAGGTTCGTCCAATACGATGATTTCCGGCTTACCGATTAAAGCACCCACAATTCCCACTTTTTTCTGATTTCCTTTCGATAAATCGCGGATGTATTTTCCGGCGTTTAAAATTTCACCATTAAAAAAGTCGCTAAACTGTCCTAAAAATTCCGCAACTGAAGCTTTATTTTTTCCGCGCAATTCCCCTAAAAAATTGAAATATTCTTCCGGCGTCAGATAGCCGATTAAAAAGATTCATCGATGAAGGCGGAAACTTGTTTTTTCCAGAGTTCATTTTCATTTACCTTATTGCCATCGATTTCAATGAAGCCGGTTGTGGGCTCAATCAAATCCAAAAGAAGGCTGAACAGCGTCGTTTTCCCGGCGCCGTTATTTCCAACCAAACCAAAACTCTGACCTTTCGGAATTTCCAGAAGATCGATTTGAAGCACTTTTTTGTCGGCGTAAACTTTAGAAATATTGTTAATAGTAATCATAATTTATACTTTTTTAAAGGCGCTGATGGTAGAATATTTTTGGGTTTTATAGGTTTTCACAATTTGGTCAAAGATTTTGTCGCGCAAGAGAAATCCAATTAAACCGAGCGCTGCCAAACTCGCAACTGCCATTTCCAATCCGAAAAAATATTTCGCCACCGCAAAAACCGCCATCGGAACACCCATTTGCGGAATCAGAATCAGCACCACTTTCATGTTCATATTATTCGCGCCGCCGCCGAAAGATTTTGCGCGCGAATTTAGGTCAATCGGTTTTTTGTTATAAGCGCCAGCCAATAGCGTGAGGTAAGAGTTTACCCCAAGATTATACAAACCTGCCGCGAAAATCGTAAGGTAAAATTCCCAACTGATAAAAACGTAAAAAATCGCCAAAAAAATCGAAATGCTGGTGGCTAAAACCACGAGGCTCCATTTTGCTTTCAGATAATCGCGGTATGGAACATTTTGCGTCATCATCAGCTGGTAATAAGAACTGTCCCAGGCGGGAACTCTCTGGCCAAACATAAAAAGAAAACCGCCCGTTACAAAAAGCCCGAGGAAAATGCGCATGAAATCGGTGCTGTAGGCTTTTCCGCTGAAATACAGCAAACCATAAAAAAGGAAAAAAATACCGGCAAAAAGCGCTGATTTTGCCGCTTTGCTTCTTTTCAAAAGCCGGATATCATTATTGATGAACGTTCCCATGGTGCCGAAACGGTTCAGAAATTCAATGTTTTCTGTTTTACCGACTTCTTTTTCCATTTCTAAACCGCGATCGAGGTAGAAATTGGCTAAAATATTTCGGTAGGCTAAATAAGCTGTTAATGCAGTAAGCAAAACCGGAATTAAAAACATTCCGGGAACTTCATAAAAAGAATAGAAGATCTGTTCAGAATAATCCGACAATTTTAAGTAGCCCAAATATTCTGCAATTCCAATCGCGCCGACGATGATTGCGACCACGTATAAAACTGCATTTTTTTTATTCAGTAAAATATTCAGGAAATTGTTGAAGTAAAAAACAAACATAATTCCGGTTAAAAACATCAGCACCTTTACCACCGAAAATCCGCCATCGAAAATAAGTAAAGCACAAAACGGAATCATAAAAAGCAGATAACCCCAATTGAAAAAATTGAAAAATATTTTTAAAATCGTGTAGTTGACGATGGTTTTTTTAGAAATATTTTGGCTCAGAAAGGGTTTAATATTTTGCGTCGGCATTTGCTGCATAAAATAGCGGATGACCAGATCGGCTACGGCGTAATACAGAAAATATTTGCTGAAAATGCGCACGGGATCGGCATTAAGTTCTTCGCGGCTGTAGAAATAAAGCCCAAAAGCCACGGCAACCAACGAAACGCCCAGCCACATGTAAGTAAAACCCATCAGGATTTTCATGGCGAGATTTGCCCCGAATTGTGGATTTCTAAAAAAACTAAGGAGTTCTAATTTTAAAAGTTTACCATACATCGCGATTGTTTGCTAATCAGTGCGCAAAAACCGCATTTTGTTACAGTTTACTTCATTAATTCGCGCGCCTGTGCCACCGCAGCTTCGGTAATCTGCGCGCCCGAAAGCAATTGCGCTATTTCCTGAAGTTTTTCCTCGGCATTAAGGCGAACGATGGTGGATTGGGTTTTGCCCGAAATTTCCCGCTTAATCACCTTATAATTGCTGTTTCCTTTTGCAGCGACTTGCGCCAGGTGGCTGATGATGATGAGTTGCATATTTTCGGACATTTCTTTCATCACATTTCCGATTTCTTCAGCAACTTTACCTGAAACTCCGGTGTCTATTTCATCCAAAATTAAAGTCGGCAATTCGGTGTTTTCAGCCATTAATTTTTTAATGGAAAGCATTACCCGCGATCTTTCACCACCTGAAATTGCGGTTTGAATCGGTTTTAAAGGAAAACCGGAATTCGCCTGGAATAAAAGCTGAATACTTTCTTTGCCGCGCGGCGTAAAGTTTTCCAAATCAGTTAACTGCACTTCAATTTTTGCTTTTTCCAAACCTAACTGATGCAGCAGTTTTTCGATTTTTTTGATGAAATCCGGAATCGATTTTTTACGGTTGGCAGAAAGTTCTGCAGCTAATTTTTGAAGCTGAATTTTTTTCCCGGAAATTTCCTCTTCAAGCACCGAAATTTTTTCTTCTAAATGCGCAAACCCCGACTGTTCGGCTGAAAGCTGGTCGCGAATCGCCTGTAATTCTTCTACAGAATTTACCTTGTGTTTCAGGAAAAGCGAATTTATTTTATTCAGCTGGTTGCCCAGTTCAAAAATAACTTCCGGATCGGTTTCCATCTGTTCTGCAAGATTTTGCAAATCAAAAAGCACGTCTTTAAATTCTACAAAAACCTCTTCAAAACGCTCGCTGATTTTAGAAAATTCGTGCGAAAGACCGGCAATTTTTCCGAGTTTGGTTTTTACGTCCAAAAGCGAATCGAGAACACCAATTTCTTCCTGATCCATTTTATTGAAAATCAGCGAAAGGTTTTCCACAATTGCTTCGGCATTTTCCTGTTTGGAAAGCTGGTTTTGCACTTCTTCCAAATCGAATTCATCCAGATTAACCTCGTTTAATTCCGTCAGCAAAAATGTTTTGTAATCGTTTTCTTTATTGCCTTCCGCGAGCTGATTTTTAAAAATATCGAGCTCTTTTGACCATTTTTTGAAATTTTCAAATTCCTTTTGGTACTCGAAAATCAGCACTTTATTTTTCGAAAGTCCGTCAATCATCTGGAACTGATATGCCTGGTCGAAGAGATTTGAAGTTTCGAACTGTGAATGAATATCGATGAGTTTTTCGGAAAGCTTTTTCAGCGTTTCCAAAGTCACTGGAACGTCATTTACAAAAGCGCGGGATTTTCCTGTGGGTAAAATTTCCCGGCGAATCACCGTGTTTTTTTCAAAATCCAGATCATTTTCTTCGAAAAATTCTCTGAAATTTTCATTCACCACAAATTCTGCTTCTGCAATACTTTTACTTTCGGAATTCTGCAGGACTTTTACGTCGGCTCTTTCGCCTAAAATCAAGCGTAAAGCACCCAGAATAATGGATTTTCCCGCACCGGTTTCGCCCGTAATTACCTGTAAACCTTTGTCTAAAGTAATTTCAAGGGAATCGATAAGCGCAAAGTTTTTAATGAAAATCCGTGATAGCATAGTTTAACAGCAATATTTGAAATCTGAAGTTCAGAACGCGAATTTACGATATTAAAAAACACCATCAAACCGCAAAAAATACCGAAACAGCTACAATAATGCCAATTCCGAAAAATGGGTAAAACGGAAAAAAAATGCCAATTAAGCGGTAATTTTTGCTATTTCCACTTGCTCCATTTAGTGTCGATATCTTTTGGAGACAGCGTGGTGAAAAGCGCTTTCAGCTCCGCCATATTAATTCCGGCGTTTGTGCCAGTGTTGAAAATATTGAAAATTTCCTGGGTTTTAGTGTCGATAAAAATGCTCACGGGATAGTTCATCTGAAAATTATCTTCGTACACTTTCAGCTGTAGCAAAGTGTCGGCAATAATTTTTTTCGCCGGTGTTTGGTCTTGTTTTCCCAAATTATCCAGACCCGCGCGGTGATAGGTGTAATACACATTTCGAAGTGTATTTTGCTCAGGCTTTAAAATATTGTCAATTAAAGTTGCGCGTGTCCTCGGACCTTCAAGCAGCGACCAACCGGCAAAATTCTGATTCTGCGAATTGTTGGAAATTTTAAGTGCTTTTTCAAACCATTCCTGGCCGCCACGAGCGCGGAAACTGTCGCCGTCGTAACCTAAAATTGTGTAAACATAAAAGCTGATTACATCGATGAGGTTTTTTCCGGAAAACTGCCTTTCATTGAAAACCAGGTTTTCATTCTCGGTATAATCAAAAGTGAAATTCGTGTCGTTCAGGTTTAAAAGCGGCGTTTCGTAAGTCGTGTTGAAAACCGGGCGAACTGCCTGTACTACGATGCTGCCTTTAAAATTGCTGTTTCCTGGTCTTTCGTTAATAACAATCGCAAAATTGCATTTAATCTTCTCGAAATTTTGCAGTTTTTTGCCGGTCCAGCTGGTATTGTTGATGAAGTCGCGCAAGCTTTTTTCTAAAGTTTGAAAAACCTGCGTGTTACTGCCGGCAATTTGCTGAGAATTCACCTGAACATTTGCCAGAATTTCCTGAGCAAAACCGAGGTGAAAAGCAAAAAAAAGGCTTAATAACGTGTAAAATTTCTTCATTTGGAACTTTTAAATTTGAAAACGGAAAATCCGGTGTATTATTTCACCATGTGTTCTTCCACGAAATTCAGGAGATCTTTGGCAACTTCTTTTTTGACTTCAAAGGAAATTCCACGAGTGAATCGGGT encodes the following:
- the fumC gene encoding class II fumarate hydratase, whose product is MNYRTEKDTMGDVQVPADKFWGAQTERSRNNFKIGPEASMPHEIIEAFAYLKKAAAYTNAELGVLSEEKRDMIAKVCDEILEGKLNDQFPLVIWQTGSGTQSNMNVNEVVSNRAHVNNGGVLGEKSEIHPNDDVNKSQSSNDTYPTAMHIAAYKKVVEHTLPAVEKLRNTLNEKAESFKDVVKIGRTHLMDATPLTLGQEFSGYVAQLDYAVKAITNTLDHLQEIALGGTAVGTGLNTPKGYDVLVAKYISEFTGLPFETAPNKFEALAAHDAIVETHGALKQLAVALYKIAQDIRFLASGPRSGIGEIYIPENEPGSSIMPGKVNPTQNEAMTMVCAQVLGNDTTISFAGTQGNFELNVYKPVMAYNFLQSAQLLGDACISFNDHCAVGIEPNNERITELVNKSLMLVTALNTHIGYENAAKIAKTAHKNGTTLKEEAVNLGLLTAEQFDEWVKPGDMV
- a CDS encoding DUF5687 family protein → MYGKLLKLELLSFFRNPQFGANLAMKILMGFTYMWLGVSLVAVAFGLYFYSREELNADPVRIFSKYFLYYAVADLVIRYFMQQMPTQNIKPFLSQNISKKTIVNYTILKIFFNFFNWGYLLFMIPFCALLIFDGGFSVVKVLMFLTGIMFVFYFNNFLNILLNKKNAVLYVVAIIVGAIGIAEYLGYLKLSDYSEQIFYSFYEVPGMFLIPVLLTALTAYLAYRNILANFYLDRGLEMEKEVGKTENIEFLNRFGTMGTFINNDIRLLKRSKAAKSALFAGIFFLFYGLLYFSGKAYSTDFMRIFLGLFVTGGFLFMFGQRVPAWDSSYYQLMMTQNVPYRDYLKAKWSLVVLATSISIFLAIFYVFISWEFYLTIFAAGLYNLGVNSYLTLLAGAYNKKPIDLNSRAKSFGGGANNMNMKVVLILIPQMGVPMAVFAVAKYFFGLEMAVASLAALGLIGFLLRDKIFDQIVKTYKTQKYSTISAFKKV
- a CDS encoding DNA repair protein RecN, which produces MLSRIFIKNFALIDSLEITLDKGLQVITGETGAGKSIILGALRLILGERADVKVLQNSESKSIAEAEFVVNENFREFFEENDLDFEKNTVIRREILPTGKSRAFVNDVPVTLETLKKLSEKLIDIHSQFETSNLFDQAYQFQMIDGLSKNKVLIFEYQKEFENFKKWSKELDIFKNQLAEGNKENDYKTFLLTELNEVNLDEFDLEEVQNQLSKQENAEAIVENLSLIFNKMDQEEIGVLDSLLDVKTKLGKIAGLSHEFSKISERFEEVFVEFKDVLFDLQNLAEQMETDPEVIFELGNQLNKINSLFLKHKVNSVEELQAIRDQLSAEQSGFAHLEEKISVLEEEISGKKIQLQKLAAELSANRKKSIPDFIKKIEKLLHQLGLEKAKIEVQLTDLENFTPRGKESIQLLFQANSGFPLKPIQTAISGGERSRVMLSIKKLMAENTELPTLILDEIDTGVSGKVAEEIGNVMKEMSENMQLIIISHLAQVAAKGNSNYKVIKREISGKTQSTIVRLNAEEKLQEIAQLLSGAQITEAAVAQARELMK
- the porD gene encoding type IX secretion system protein PorD encodes the protein MKKFYTLLSLFFAFHLGFAQEILANVQVNSQQIAGSNTQVFQTLEKSLRDFINNTSWTGKKLQNFEKIKCNFAIVINERPGNSNFKGSIVVQAVRPVFNTTYETPLLNLNDTNFTFDYTENENLVFNERQFSGKNLIDVISFYVYTILGYDGDSFRARGGQEWFEKALKISNNSQNQNFAGWSLLEGPRTRATLIDNILKPEQNTLRNVYYTYHRAGLDNLGKQDQTPAKKIIADTLLQLKVYEDNFQMNYPVSIFIDTKTQEIFNIFNTGTNAGINMAELKALFTTLSPKDIDTKWSKWK